One segment of Gilliamella sp. ESL0441 DNA contains the following:
- the ilvA gene encoding threonine ammonia-lyase, biosynthetic: MKQQTILTGADYLKATLCSAVYDVAQVTPLEKMDKLSARLNNQIFVKREDRQLVHSFKIRGAQAMIASLSPEERQCGVIAASAGNHAQGVAFSASKLGIKSLIVMPLTTADIKVEAVKGFGGEVLLYGANFDEAKAKALELAKEQRRIFIPPFDHPLVIAGQGSIAMELLQQNAKLDRIFVPVGGGGLAAGVAVLIKQIMPSIKVIAVEPEDAACLKAALDAGHPVDLNRVGLFAEGVAVKRIGDETFRLCQQYIDDIITVDSDEICAAVKDLFDDVRAIAEPSGAVALAGLKKYVEKHNIQGENLAHILSGANLNFHNLRYVSERCELGEKREVLIAVTIPEKKGSFLKFCQILGGRSVTEFNYRYHDEESACIFVGVKITKNSEKDDIMQQLTSAGYPVVDLTDDEMAKLHVRYMIGGKPCQPIQEQVYSFEFPESQGALLKFLQTLGTNWNISMFHYRSHGTDYGRVLAAFEIDQTNSHDFGKHLTELGYGFHNETENPSLKLFLTNSN, from the coding sequence GTGAAACAACAAACAATACTGACTGGTGCTGATTATTTAAAAGCAACGCTTTGCAGTGCCGTATATGATGTGGCGCAAGTCACACCGCTTGAAAAAATGGATAAACTATCTGCCAGACTAAACAATCAGATATTTGTCAAACGTGAAGATCGTCAGCTAGTGCACAGTTTTAAAATTCGAGGTGCACAAGCGATGATCGCCAGCCTTTCCCCAGAAGAGCGACAATGTGGCGTTATTGCTGCTTCAGCTGGAAACCACGCACAAGGTGTGGCATTTTCAGCTAGCAAATTAGGTATAAAATCGCTCATTGTTATGCCGTTAACGACAGCGGACATCAAAGTAGAAGCAGTAAAAGGATTCGGTGGTGAAGTTTTACTTTATGGTGCGAATTTTGACGAAGCCAAAGCCAAAGCCTTAGAATTAGCCAAAGAACAACGACGCATTTTTATTCCCCCTTTTGATCACCCACTGGTGATTGCCGGACAAGGCAGTATTGCCATGGAACTGTTGCAACAAAATGCCAAACTCGATCGCATATTTGTCCCCGTTGGCGGTGGTGGACTTGCAGCAGGTGTGGCAGTCCTAATTAAACAAATTATGCCATCGATTAAAGTCATTGCAGTTGAACCTGAAGATGCAGCCTGTTTAAAAGCAGCCTTAGATGCTGGTCACCCAGTTGATTTAAATCGAGTAGGTTTATTTGCTGAAGGGGTTGCCGTTAAACGAATCGGTGATGAAACATTCAGACTTTGCCAACAATATATCGATGATATTATTACTGTTGATAGCGATGAAATTTGTGCGGCTGTCAAAGATTTATTTGATGATGTTCGTGCCATTGCTGAACCATCGGGTGCGGTCGCACTGGCGGGACTGAAAAAATACGTTGAAAAACACAATATTCAAGGTGAAAACCTTGCTCATATCTTATCGGGAGCTAATTTAAACTTCCATAATTTACGTTATGTGTCAGAACGCTGTGAATTGGGTGAAAAACGAGAAGTCTTAATCGCCGTGACGATTCCGGAGAAAAAAGGCAGTTTCCTAAAATTTTGTCAGATCTTGGGGGGGCGTTCAGTCACCGAATTTAATTATCGCTATCATGATGAAGAATCGGCATGCATATTTGTAGGTGTTAAAATCACTAAAAATAGTGAAAAAGATGACATCATGCAACAACTCACTTCAGCCGGTTATCCCGTGGTTGACCTGACTGATGATGAAATGGCTAAATTGCATGTTCGCTATATGATTGGTGGCAAGCCTTGTCAGCCAATTCAAGAACAAGTTTACAGTTTTGAATTCCCAGAATCGCAAGGGGCATTACTCAAATTCTTACAAACACTTGGTACTAACTGGAATATCTCAATGTTCCATTACCGAAGCCATGGGACTGATTATGGTCGCGTTCTTGCTGCATTTGAAATTGACCAAACCAATAGCCATGATTTTGGTAAACACTTAACCGAATTAGGTTATGGTTTCCATAACGAAACTGAAAATCCATCGTTAAAACTCTTTTTAACCAATTCGAATTAA
- the ilvD gene encoding dihydroxy-acid dehydratase: MPRYRSATSVEGRNMAGARALWRATGVKNEDFGKPIIAVVNSFTQFVPGHVHLKDIGQLVAKQIEASGGIAKEFNTIAVDDGIAMGHGGMLYSLPSRELIADSVEYMVNAHCADAMICISNCDKITPGMLMASLRLNIPTVFVSGGPMEAGKTKLSDQIIKLDLVDAMIQSANPNVSDADSKAIEESACPTCGSCSGMFTANSMNCLTEALGLSLPGNGSLIATHKQREQLFLKAAKRIVEITKRYYEHDDESYLPRAIATKAAYENAMSLDIAMGGSTNTVLHLLATAQEGEIDFTMSDIDRLSRQVPHLCKVAPSTAKYHMEDVHRAGGVVSIMSELDKAGLLNRNVHNVLGLSLQETFAQYDITQTQDEEVKKMYRSGPAGIRTTKAFSQDCYWDTLDDDRENGCIRDKAHAYSQDGGLATLYGNVAQDGAIVKTASVAAENLVFRGPAKVFESQEDAVDAILGGKIVEGDVVVIIYEGPKGGPGMQEMLYPTSYLKSMGLGKACALITDGRFSGGSSGLSIGHISPEAANGGVIGLVRDGDIIDIDIPNRKLVLDVPEDELERRRVAELTRGDKAFTPHNRDRYVSFALKAYASLATSADKGAVRDKSKLGG; encoded by the coding sequence ATGCCTAGATATCGATCAGCTACCTCCGTTGAAGGCAGAAACATGGCAGGAGCGCGCGCTTTATGGCGTGCTACTGGCGTAAAAAATGAAGATTTTGGTAAACCTATTATCGCCGTCGTAAACTCATTTACTCAGTTTGTACCGGGACATGTCCACCTTAAAGACATAGGACAACTAGTGGCTAAACAGATTGAAGCATCAGGTGGTATTGCTAAAGAGTTTAATACCATTGCAGTAGATGACGGTATTGCAATGGGGCATGGTGGTATGCTTTATTCGTTACCTTCACGTGAACTTATTGCCGATTCTGTAGAATACATGGTCAATGCGCACTGTGCTGATGCGATGATCTGCATCTCCAACTGTGACAAAATCACACCCGGTATGTTAATGGCATCACTCCGTTTAAATATCCCAACGGTTTTTGTCTCTGGTGGCCCTATGGAAGCTGGGAAAACCAAGCTTTCAGATCAAATCATCAAACTTGATCTTGTTGATGCCATGATTCAAAGCGCCAACCCCAATGTCAGTGACGCAGACAGTAAAGCGATTGAAGAATCAGCTTGTCCGACGTGTGGCTCATGTTCCGGCATGTTTACAGCGAATTCAATGAACTGCTTAACCGAAGCTTTAGGGCTTTCGTTACCCGGTAATGGATCCCTCATTGCCACTCACAAGCAACGTGAACAACTCTTTTTAAAAGCGGCCAAACGCATAGTTGAAATTACCAAACGTTATTACGAACATGATGATGAATCTTATCTACCAAGAGCCATCGCCACCAAAGCAGCCTATGAAAATGCCATGTCACTCGATATTGCGATGGGAGGCTCGACCAATACCGTTTTACACTTGCTTGCAACAGCGCAAGAAGGCGAAATTGATTTTACGATGTCAGATATCGATCGACTATCTCGTCAAGTACCGCATCTGTGTAAAGTTGCACCAAGTACAGCAAAATACCACATGGAAGATGTACACAGGGCGGGCGGTGTGGTATCCATCATGTCAGAACTTGACAAAGCAGGACTACTAAATCGCAATGTTCACAATGTGCTTGGACTATCATTACAAGAAACCTTTGCACAATATGACATTACGCAAACCCAAGATGAAGAAGTAAAAAAAATGTATCGCAGTGGGCCGGCTGGCATCCGTACAACGAAAGCATTTTCACAAGATTGTTACTGGGACACACTGGATGACGATCGGGAAAATGGTTGTATTCGTGACAAAGCGCATGCTTATAGCCAAGACGGCGGACTTGCCACACTCTATGGTAATGTTGCCCAAGATGGTGCTATCGTAAAAACGGCCAGTGTTGCCGCTGAAAATCTTGTGTTTAGAGGGCCTGCAAAAGTATTTGAAAGCCAAGAAGATGCAGTTGATGCCATTTTAGGTGGAAAAATAGTTGAAGGTGATGTCGTTGTGATCATCTATGAAGGCCCAAAAGGTGGGCCGGGAATGCAAGAAATGCTCTACCCTACCAGCTATTTAAAATCAATGGGACTTGGTAAAGCTTGTGCACTCATTACTGACGGTAGATTTTCAGGCGGATCATCAGGCTTATCCATTGGACATATTTCACCAGAAGCGGCTAACGGTGGCGTAATTGGTCTGGTACGTGATGGCGATATTATCGATATTGACATTCCTAATCGAAAATTAGTTTTAGATGTGCCTGAAGATGAACTAGAACGTCGTCGGGTGGCAGAGCTTACTCGTGGCGACAAAGCATTTACCCCTCATAATCGTGACCGCTATGTGTCGTTTGCCTTAAAAGCTTACGCAAGTTTAGCGACCAGTGCTGATAAAGGTGCCGTCCGCGATAAAAGTAAACTAGGTGGCTAA
- the ilvM gene encoding acetolactate synthase 2 small subunit, which translates to MSNKDQHQFTITAYDKLGTLERILRVIRHRGGHIKQMQMQTKDDQILSLSLALTTKRPISALLNQIDKLVDVISIEI; encoded by the coding sequence ATGAGTAATAAAGATCAGCATCAATTTACTATCACCGCTTATGATAAATTAGGAACACTTGAGCGTATCTTACGGGTTATACGCCACCGTGGTGGTCACATTAAACAGATGCAAATGCAGACTAAAGATGATCAGATACTATCATTATCTTTAGCATTAACAACAAAGCGCCCTATTTCAGCACTACTTAATCAGATCGACAAATTGGTAGACGTGATATCGATTGAAATATAG
- a CDS encoding branched-chain amino acid transaminase → MSSTAKSDYIWFNGEMVPWADAKIHIMSHALHYGTSVFEGVRCYKTHQGPAIFRHKEHAQRLLNSAKIYRFPVPYTIEEIMEATRQTIKKNNLESAYIRPLVFIGDVGMGVNPPAGYKTDVMIAAFPWGAYLGEDALDQGIDAMVSSWNRVASNTIPAAAKAGGNYLSSLLIGSEARANGFQEGIALDVHGHLSEGAGENLFIIKDGVLFTPVLSCSALPGITRDAVLTLARDLGIEVREQILSRESLYLADEVFMTGTAAEITPVRSVDRIQVGIGRCGPITKQIQQTFFGLFNGKTEDKYGWLDIIK, encoded by the coding sequence ATGAGTTCTACAGCAAAATCGGATTATATTTGGTTCAATGGTGAAATGGTTCCATGGGCAGATGCTAAAATTCATATCATGTCTCATGCTTTACATTATGGTACTTCAGTTTTTGAAGGAGTTCGTTGTTATAAAACTCATCAAGGCCCTGCTATTTTCCGTCATAAAGAACACGCACAACGATTATTAAATTCAGCCAAAATATACCGTTTTCCTGTTCCTTACACGATTGAAGAAATCATGGAAGCAACGCGTCAAACTATCAAGAAAAATAACTTAGAAAGTGCCTATATTCGTCCTCTTGTCTTTATTGGTGATGTCGGTATGGGCGTTAATCCGCCTGCTGGTTATAAAACTGATGTCATGATTGCCGCTTTCCCTTGGGGGGCCTATTTAGGTGAAGATGCATTAGATCAAGGAATTGATGCGATGGTTTCTTCATGGAATCGTGTCGCATCCAATACCATTCCGGCAGCCGCAAAAGCGGGGGGTAACTATTTATCATCATTATTAATTGGCTCAGAAGCTCGTGCTAATGGTTTCCAAGAAGGGATTGCCTTAGATGTACATGGTCATCTTTCAGAAGGTGCGGGTGAAAATCTATTTATCATTAAAGACGGTGTACTATTCACTCCTGTATTATCTTGCTCTGCACTTCCTGGTATTACTCGTGATGCCGTATTAACGCTTGCTCGTGATTTGGGTATCGAAGTCCGTGAACAAATTTTATCGCGCGAATCACTCTATTTAGCTGACGAAGTCTTTATGACCGGTACCGCTGCCGAAATTACACCTGTACGAAGCGTTGACCGCATTCAAGTAGGTATTGGACGTTGTGGCCCAATCACTAAACAGATCCAACAAACATTCTTCGGGTTATTTAACGGTAAAACAGAAGATAAATATGGTTGGTTAGATATTATTAAATAA